A section of the Paramisgurnus dabryanus chromosome 4, PD_genome_1.1, whole genome shotgun sequence genome encodes:
- the tlr2 gene encoding toll-like receptor 2 → MIFMCLFCCLLLLLPNCSLSTEGRGTISSSRMGLMRTKEYIILLFVLILVQGFKSSKTQCHNCSKQHFCNCSSNHLQRVPDVPVNVMGLDLSFNQIESIYMTDLGWYTELKFLKLNKNELTFIHEEAFKSQKKLEVLDLSLNKLENLSSCWFQELKSLQQLNVLGNPYSTLGPAPLFRFLVNLRTLQFGSPSLRKVYKNGLDELTRLDEMTVVGSNLMSYENGSLKAARPVALVSLSLQDLFQKDPELVSKILRDVSHSETVMIVRDIALMTNISARPFKEIKDGGTTSLTFLNSTATDEAITSLLLNLDGSALSYLGLEDAHLIGQGFWQEATFTHYENLRTVYVRNLDIQGFFRFSSMMQLAFLLQNFHKVSTINTTVFVIPRFTTSEMKQIEYLDLSQNLLTDLTIEETLYTGNGQLQNLSTLNISQNSLKSFGLLSRLVANLTKLINLDASHNSFISMPEKCSWPTTLRFLNLSSTKLFRLTPCLPSSLTVLDLSENDLKSFHQRFPKLTTLILTGNRFLSLPQGGFFPNLETLLIQRNALRMFNGKALSRFKNLRYLEAGDNNFLCSCEFVSFFKYNVKDLVTLRDGRQNYVCDTPFSIRGDTLDSVRLSVFECYMIPAVSILCAGIILVLLIIAVICHKFHVIWYLQMTKAWIKAKQKPAVGRLAGELRYDAFVSYSQHDAEWVEEILVPNLENAQHSFSLCLHKRDFRPGRWIVDNIIDSIEKSHRTLFVLSEHFVTSEWCRYELDFSHFRIVDESNDSAVLILLEPIEKESIPKRFCKLRKIMNSRTYLEWPEDEDKRSEFWSNLRAALSRDECYSP, encoded by the exons ATgatatttatgtgtttattcTGTTGTCTGCTATTACTGCTGCCAAACTGCAGTTTGTCTACTGAAGGAAGAGGTACAATATCGTCTTCCAG GATGGGACTCATGCGAACAAAAGAGTACATAATTCTACTTTTTGTCCTAATTTTGGTTCAAGGTTTTAAAAGCTCAAAGACACAATGTCACAACTGCAGCAAGCAACATTTTTGTAACTGTTCCTCAAATCATCTACAACGTGTCCCAGATGTTCCTGTAAATGTCATGGGCCTAGACCTGTCTTTCAATCAAATCGAGTCGATCTACATGACGGATCTCGGCTGGTATACTGAGCTGAAGTTcctaaagttaaataaaaacgaGCTCACGTTTATTCACGAGGAGGCATTCAAGTCTCAAAAGAAGTTGGAAGTTCTTGATCTATCTTTAAACAAGCTAGAAAATCTATCTTCATGTTGGTTCCAAGAGCTAAAATCTCTTCAACAACTGAATGTTTTAGGAAATCCATACTCCACCTTGGGACCTGCACCTCTCTTTCGGTTTCTGGTAAACCTCAGGACACTGCAGTTTGGAAGTCCTTCACTAAGAAAAGTGTACAAGAATGGCTTGGATGAGCTCACTCGTCTGGATGAGATGACAGTTGTTGGAAGTAACCTGATGTCATATGAGAACGGGAGCTTAAAAGCAGCCCGACCCGTTGCTTTAGTGTCCTTGAGCCTTCAAGATCTATTCCAGAAGGACCCAGAACTTGTTTCTAAAATTCTTCGAGATGTCTCCCATTCTGAAACTGTCATGATTGTCAGAGATATCGCTCTCATGACCAACATTTCAGCCAGGCCCTTCAAAGAGATCAAAGATGGAGGGACTACAAGTTTGACATTTCTGAATTCCACCGCAACAGATGAAGCTATCACCTCTTTGTTGTTAAATCTAGATGGCTCCGCTTTGTCTTACCTTGGTCTTGAAGATGCCCATCTAATTGGTCAGGGATTTTGGCAAGAAGCTACATTCACGCATTACGAAAACTTGCGTACGGTTTACGTACGTAATCTTGACATCCAAGGGTTTTTTCGGTTTAGCAGCATGATGCAATTGGCATTTCTCCTACAGAATTTTCACAAAGTATCCACGATTAACACCACAGTTTTCGTGATTCCTCGATTTACCACTTCAGAGATGAAACAAATTGAATACCTGGACCTTAGCCAAAATCTCCTGACAGACCTGACAATTGAAGAAACTTTGTATACTGGCAATGGTCAATTGCAAAACCTCAGCACACTCAACATAAGCCAGAACTCTTTAAAATCTTTCGGGCTTTTGTCTCGTCTCGTGGCTAACCTTACGAAACTTATCAATTTAGACGCAAGTCATAACAGTTTCATTTCTATGCCAGAGAAATGCAGTTGGCCGACAACTCTCAGGTTTCTGAATCTTTCAAGTACAAAGCTTTTCAGGTTGACCCCTTGCCTGCCTTCAAGCCTAACAGTCCTGGATCTGAGTGAAAATGATCTTAAATCGTTCCACCAAAGATTTCCTAAACTTACTACACTTATACTGACGGGGAACAGATTTCTGAGTCTACCACAGGGGGGATTTTTTCCAAACCTAGAGACGTTGCTTATACAAAGAAACGCTTTGCGGATGTTTAACGGGAAAGCTCTTAGTAGATTTAAAAACCTGCGTTACTTGGAGGCGggtgacaacaattttctgtgcTCTTGCGAGTTTGTGTCTTTCTTTAAATACAATGTTAAAGATCTAGTCACCTTAAGGGACGGTCGTCAAAATTATGTATGCGACACTCCGTTCTCTATCAGGGGTGATACTCTTGACAGTGTACGATTGTCAGTCTTCGAATGTTACATGATTCCAGCTGTCTCAATCCTTTGTGCTGGGATTATTTTAGTCCTCCTGATAATTGCTGTAATCTGTCATAAATTTCACGTTATTTGGTACCTGCAAATGACTAAAGCATGGATTAAAGCAAAACAAAAGCCAGCTGTTGGTCGGTTGGCTGGAGAACTTCGCTACGATGCTTTCGTATCCTACAGTCAACATGATGCAGAGTGGGTGGAGGAGATCCTAGTGCCGAATCTAGAGAACGCTCAACACTCATTTTCTCTATGTCTGCACAAACGTGACTTCCGGCCGGGCCGCTGGATCGTGGACAACATCATTGACTCGATCGAGAAGAGCCATAGGACTTTGTTTGTTCTGTCCGAGCACTTTGTGACAAGCGAATGGTGCCGCTACGAACTGGACTTTTCGCATTTTCGCATAGTTGACGAAAGCAACGATTCTGCGGTACTGATACTGCTGGAGCCGATCGAGAAAGAGTCGATTCCCAAGCGTTTCTGCAAACTGAGGAAGATTATGAACTCCAGAACGTATCTAGAGTGGCCTGAGGATGAAGACAAGAGATCAGAGTTCTGGAGCAATCTGAGAGCTGCACTAAGTAGAGATGAATGTTACAGTCCCTGA
- the socs1b gene encoding suppressor of cytokine signaling 1b, translated as MSGSQSRMVQHNDTDLTAEPQGPPKTVELPVPYPIGPTHFRPFRHQRDCDLITQTMHYLSQSGFYWGPYEVDEAHAQLAKLPLGTFLLRDSMQTNVFFTLSYQAPEGPTSVRVLLKDGEFSLAGSKHTFSCLFGLLAYYIASPKKSLSRPYRGNAPQGLQELARRAVMNRCRKENIRQLPLSRELQDFLSSYPFSI; from the coding sequence ATGAGTGGGAGCCAATCCAGAATGGTCCAACACAATGACACAGACCTTACAGCTGAGCCACAAGGCCCACCAAAGACAGTCGAACTCCCTGTGCCCTATCCCATCGGGCCGACGCACTTTCGGCCCTTTCGGCACCAGCGGGACTGTGATCTTATCACCCAGACCATGCATTACTTGAGCCAAAGTGGATTTTACTGGGGTCCCTATGAAGTGGATGAGGCACACGCACAACTAGCTAAACTCCCGCTCGGGACATTTCTGCTCAGGGACAGCATGCAGACGAATGTTTTTTTCACTCTGAGCTATCAGGCTCCCGAGGGTCCGACTAGCGTACGGGTGCTCCTGAAAGATGGGGAATTCAGTTTAGCGGGAAGTAAACACACATTCTCTTGCCTTTTTGGCCTTTTGGCGTACTACATTGCGTCCCCCAAAAAGAGCTTGAGTAGACCTTATCGAGGAAATGCACCGCAGGGTCTGCAAGAACTGGCAAGAAGAGCCGTAATGAACAGATGTCGAAAAGAAAACATTCGACAGCTTCCTTTGAGCAGGGAGCTTCAAGATTTTCTCTCTTCGTACCCTTTTAGCATATGA